In a single window of the Streptomyces sp. CGMCC 4.7035 genome:
- a CDS encoding proline dehydrogenase family protein gives MLGPVILAASRSDRMRRLISAAPVTKRVVDRFIPGETVGEIVPIIKELTGKGLELTMDVVGEDITTPEQATAARDAYLELIDRLKELDLGTKAEMSVKLSMFGQALPGGHELALANVRPVVEAAAAIGTTVTLDAEDHTTLDSMFAIHEELRKDFPQTGCVIQAYLFRTEEDARRLAASGSRVRIVKGAYKEPASVAYQQKAEIDKAYVRILKTLMEGEGYPMIGSHDPRLISIAQELARRAGRKLDEYEFQMLYGIRSEEHLRLAAEGHRMRVYTAYGTDWYGYFMRRLAEKPANLRFFVRSMVSKG, from the coding sequence GTGCTGGGTCCCGTGATTCTCGCCGCGTCGCGCAGCGACCGGATGCGCCGTCTGATCTCGGCGGCCCCGGTGACCAAGCGGGTCGTCGACCGCTTCATCCCCGGCGAGACCGTCGGTGAGATCGTCCCGATCATCAAGGAGCTCACCGGCAAGGGCCTGGAGCTCACCATGGACGTCGTCGGCGAGGACATCACGACCCCCGAACAGGCCACGGCCGCGCGTGACGCGTACCTGGAGCTGATCGACCGCCTCAAGGAGCTGGACCTCGGCACGAAGGCCGAGATGTCGGTGAAGCTGTCCATGTTCGGCCAGGCGCTCCCCGGCGGCCACGAGCTGGCCCTCGCCAACGTCCGCCCGGTCGTCGAGGCCGCCGCCGCGATCGGTACGACGGTCACGCTGGACGCCGAGGACCACACCACCCTCGACTCGATGTTCGCCATCCACGAGGAGCTGCGGAAGGACTTCCCGCAGACCGGCTGCGTGATCCAGGCCTACCTCTTCCGCACCGAGGAGGACGCCCGCCGTCTTGCCGCGAGCGGCAGCCGGGTGCGTATCGTGAAGGGGGCGTACAAGGAGCCCGCGTCGGTCGCGTACCAGCAGAAGGCCGAGATCGACAAGGCGTACGTCCGCATCCTGAAGACCCTCATGGAGGGCGAGGGATACCCGATGATCGGCTCCCACGACCCGCGGCTGATCTCCATCGCGCAGGAACTCGCCCGGCGCGCCGGGCGCAAGCTCGACGAGTACGAGTTCCAGATGCTGTACGGCATCCGCAGCGAGGAGCACCTGCGGCTGGCCGCCGAGGGCCACCGCATGCGCGTGTACACCGCGTACGGCACCGACTGGTACGGCTACTTCATGCGCCGCCTGGCGGAGAAGCCGGCGAACCTGCGCTTCTTCGTCCGCTCGATGGTCAGCAAGGGCTGA
- the pruA gene encoding L-glutamate gamma-semialdehyde dehydrogenase — protein MDAVTQVPTPVNEPVHGYAPGSPERARLEVKLKELAENPIDLPMTIGGEKRMGGGEPFQVVQPHNHKAVLGTYRNATQQDAQDAIDAALAAAPAWRAMSFDDRAAIILRAAELLAGPWRETLAASTMLGQSKTAQQAEIDTPCELVDFWRFNVHYARQILAEQPPANSPGVWNRLDHRPLEGFVYAITPFNFTAIAGNLPTAPALMGNVVVWKPSPTQTHAAVLLMQLLEEAGLPKGVINLVTGDGIEVSKVALEHRDLAGIHFTGSTKTFQYLWKTVGTNIEKYRSYPRLVGETGGKDFVVAHPSADRAVLKTALTRGSFEYQGQKCSATSRAYIPASIWNSGFKEEFAAEVDGITMGDVTDLSNFIGAVIDERAFAKNKAAIDRAQEDPTCTIVAGGSYDDSVGYFVRPTVVECTDPENEVFTTEYFGPFLAVYVYDDSSAEKYDEMLAQMESVSDYALTGSVIANDRAAAAHTMDRLRYAAGNFYINDKSTGAVVGQQPFGGGRASGTNDKAGAPQNLLRWTLTRAIKETLVPPTDYTYPHMG, from the coding sequence ATGGACGCTGTGACCCAGGTCCCCACCCCTGTCAACGAGCCGGTGCACGGCTACGCCCCCGGTTCGCCCGAGCGCGCCCGTCTTGAGGTCAAGCTCAAGGAACTGGCCGAGAACCCGATCGACCTGCCGATGACCATCGGTGGCGAGAAGCGCATGGGCGGCGGCGAGCCGTTCCAGGTCGTGCAGCCGCACAACCACAAGGCGGTGCTCGGCACCTACCGCAACGCCACCCAGCAGGACGCCCAGGACGCCATCGACGCGGCCCTGGCCGCCGCGCCGGCCTGGCGTGCGATGTCCTTCGACGACCGCGCCGCGATCATCCTGCGCGCCGCCGAGCTGCTGGCCGGTCCCTGGCGCGAGACCCTCGCCGCCTCCACCATGCTCGGCCAGTCGAAGACCGCCCAGCAGGCGGAGATCGACACCCCGTGCGAGCTGGTCGACTTCTGGCGCTTCAACGTCCACTACGCCCGCCAGATCCTGGCCGAGCAGCCCCCGGCCAACTCCCCGGGCGTCTGGAACCGCCTCGACCACCGCCCGCTGGAGGGCTTCGTCTACGCGATCACGCCGTTCAACTTCACGGCGATCGCGGGCAACCTGCCGACGGCCCCGGCCCTCATGGGCAACGTCGTCGTCTGGAAGCCGTCCCCGACCCAGACGCACGCCGCCGTGCTGCTGATGCAGCTGCTGGAGGAGGCGGGCCTGCCCAAGGGCGTCATCAACCTCGTCACCGGTGACGGCATCGAGGTCTCCAAGGTCGCCCTGGAGCACCGGGACCTCGCGGGCATCCACTTCACCGGTTCGACCAAGACCTTCCAGTACCTGTGGAAGACGGTCGGCACCAACATCGAGAAGTACCGTTCGTACCCGCGTCTGGTCGGCGAGACCGGCGGCAAGGACTTCGTGGTCGCGCACCCGAGCGCGGACCGCGCGGTCCTGAAGACGGCGCTCACCCGCGGTTCCTTCGAGTACCAGGGCCAGAAGTGCTCCGCGACCTCGCGCGCGTACATCCCGGCCTCCATCTGGAACTCCGGTTTCAAGGAGGAGTTCGCGGCCGAGGTCGACGGCATCACCATGGGTGACGTCACCGACCTGTCGAACTTCATCGGCGCCGTCATCGACGAGCGTGCCTTCGCCAAGAACAAGGCCGCCATCGACCGCGCCCAGGAGGACCCGACCTGCACGATCGTCGCGGGCGGCTCCTACGACGACTCGGTCGGCTACTTCGTGCGCCCGACCGTCGTCGAGTGCACCGACCCGGAGAACGAGGTCTTCACGACCGAGTACTTCGGCCCGTTCCTCGCGGTGTACGTGTACGACGACAGCTCGGCCGAGAAGTACGACGAGATGCTGGCCCAGATGGAGTCGGTGTCCGACTACGCGCTCACGGGCTCGGTCATCGCGAACGACCGCGCCGCCGCGGCCCACACGATGGACAGGCTCCGCTACGCGGCCGGCAACTTCTACATCAACGACAAGTCGACCGGCGCCGTGGTCGGCCAGCAGCCCTTCGGCGGCGGCCGCGCCTCCGGCACCAACGACAAGGCCGGCGCTCCGCAGAACCTGCTGCGCTGGACCCTGACCCGTGCCATCAAGGAGACCCTGGTCCCGCCGACGGACTACACGTACCCGCACATGGGCTGA
- a CDS encoding GNAT family N-acetyltransferase: MATRLRTAHTADLTPADLRAARTLLDGAFEGDFGNQDWEHGLGGMHVLVDDEQGLAAHGSVVQRRVAHRGRWLRLGYIEAVGVRADVRRRGLGGRVMAELERIVDGAYDLGALSASDEGAALYRARGWQPWSGRVCALGPEGVVRLPDEEGSTFVRPVAAGLLDPAYELVFDWRDGDVL; the protein is encoded by the coding sequence ATGGCCACCCGACTCCGTACCGCCCACACCGCGGACCTCACCCCGGCCGACCTCCGCGCCGCCCGCACCTTGCTGGACGGCGCCTTCGAAGGAGACTTCGGCAACCAGGACTGGGAGCACGGGCTGGGCGGGATGCATGTGCTCGTCGACGACGAACAGGGACTCGCGGCACACGGATCCGTCGTCCAGCGGCGCGTCGCGCACCGCGGACGCTGGCTGCGCCTGGGGTACATCGAGGCCGTGGGCGTCCGTGCCGATGTGCGGCGCAGGGGGCTCGGTGGCCGCGTGATGGCCGAGCTGGAGCGGATCGTCGACGGGGCCTACGACCTCGGTGCGCTCTCCGCCAGCGACGAGGGGGCCGCGCTCTACCGCGCCCGGGGCTGGCAGCCGTGGTCCGGCCGCGTCTGCGCCCTCGGGCCCGAGGGGGTCGTACGCCTGCCCGACGAGGAGGGCTCCACCTTTGTACGCCCCGTCGCCGCGGGCCTGCTCGACCCGGCGTACGAGCTGGTCTTCGACTGGCGGGACGGGGACGTGCTCTGA
- a CDS encoding NADP-dependent oxidoreductase translates to MTEIALTVQQTARPTGYPAPAHFRFAESPVPEPAPGTVLVENLYWSVDPYHREMMDGDFPLNSPLEGRTLGRVIESRDPALPEGEIVFHRHGWRTHAVVRPEEARRLPHYDGVPLSAYLSVLGGTGLTAYVGLTRIARLKEGDDVFVSAAAGGVGTATGRFARLLGAGRLVGSTGSAAKVAYLTERVGYDAAFDYHSGPVADLLAKAAPDGVDLFVDNVGGGQLAAAIGALREHGRVVRIGTIGQYNTPDAPPTVFDHSAVVEKSLRIEGFLVSDYRDLQEELYEFAVPHLIDGRLESDETIVDGFDRIVEAFLSMLRGGNTGKIIVRAV, encoded by the coding sequence ATGACCGAGATCGCGCTCACCGTGCAGCAGACCGCCCGTCCGACCGGCTACCCCGCCCCCGCTCACTTCCGTTTCGCCGAGTCGCCCGTCCCCGAACCCGCCCCGGGCACGGTGCTGGTGGAGAACCTGTACTGGTCCGTGGACCCGTACCACCGCGAAATGATGGACGGCGACTTCCCGTTGAACTCCCCGCTGGAGGGCCGCACCCTCGGCCGGGTGATCGAGTCCCGCGATCCGGCCCTGCCCGAAGGGGAGATCGTCTTCCACCGGCACGGCTGGCGCACCCACGCCGTCGTACGCCCCGAGGAGGCCCGACGCCTCCCCCACTACGACGGGGTCCCCCTGTCCGCGTATCTGAGCGTGCTCGGCGGCACGGGCCTGACCGCGTACGTCGGGCTCACCCGGATCGCCCGTCTGAAGGAGGGCGACGACGTGTTCGTGTCGGCCGCGGCGGGCGGGGTCGGTACGGCCACCGGCCGGTTCGCCCGGCTTCTGGGCGCCGGACGGCTGGTGGGAAGCACGGGCAGCGCGGCGAAGGTGGCGTACCTGACCGAGCGGGTCGGTTACGACGCGGCCTTCGACTACCACTCCGGCCCGGTCGCGGACCTCCTCGCCAAGGCCGCGCCCGACGGCGTCGACCTGTTCGTCGACAACGTCGGCGGCGGGCAGCTGGCCGCCGCGATCGGCGCGTTGCGCGAGCACGGCCGGGTGGTGCGAATCGGCACGATCGGGCAGTACAACACCCCGGACGCCCCGCCCACCGTCTTCGACCACTCCGCCGTGGTCGAGAAGAGCCTGCGCATCGAGGGCTTCCTGGTGAGCGACTACCGCGATCTGCAGGAGGAGTTGTACGAGTTCGCCGTCCCGCATCTGATCGACGGGCGGCTGGAGTCGGACGAGACGATCGTGGACGGCTTCGACCGCATCGTGGAGGCCTTCCTGTCGATGCTGCGGGGCGGCAACACCGGGAAGATCATCGTGCGGGCCGTCTGA
- a CDS encoding LysR family transcriptional regulator, whose translation MSTADLAPQELRILVAVAREGGFSAAGAALGSTQSAVSHAVRGIERKLGVVLFDRGRYGARPTPAGERAVAHARRVLRMLEALVAETRGVGAGPDGGDTVAGPLRIAAFRSAALYLLPPALERLTARHPGIVPTVDVVREIGPGTAGEVAAGRADVGIATMGTSTPVPAGLVGDVLLEEPYALVHPAGHPDPRSLPLVDWTENCSSYTRTWWAAQEWIPTATVRAEDDGAVLSMVSSGLGMAIMPALSLTRAPLTTEITDLGPDRPTRQVGYVTTPELAATVAVRALIRELRGLRRLR comes from the coding sequence ATGAGCACAGCGGACCTCGCGCCGCAGGAGCTGCGGATCCTCGTCGCCGTGGCCCGGGAGGGCGGTTTCTCGGCGGCCGGTGCCGCGCTCGGCAGCACACAGTCCGCGGTGTCGCACGCGGTCCGCGGCATCGAACGGAAGCTGGGCGTCGTCCTGTTCGACCGCGGCCGGTACGGGGCACGCCCCACGCCCGCCGGTGAACGGGCCGTCGCGCACGCCCGGCGTGTGCTGCGCATGCTGGAGGCGCTCGTGGCGGAGACGCGCGGCGTGGGCGCCGGCCCGGACGGCGGCGACACGGTGGCCGGGCCGCTGCGCATCGCGGCGTTCCGCAGCGCGGCGCTGTACCTGCTGCCGCCGGCGCTGGAACGGCTGACCGCGCGCCACCCCGGGATCGTGCCGACGGTCGACGTCGTCCGCGAGATCGGGCCGGGCACGGCCGGGGAGGTGGCCGCGGGGCGGGCGGACGTCGGGATCGCGACGATGGGCACCAGCACGCCGGTGCCCGCCGGGCTGGTCGGGGACGTGCTGCTGGAGGAGCCGTACGCGCTGGTCCATCCGGCCGGGCATCCGGACCCGCGCTCGCTTCCGCTGGTGGACTGGACCGAGAACTGCTCGTCGTACACGCGGACGTGGTGGGCCGCACAGGAGTGGATTCCCACGGCGACGGTGCGGGCCGAGGATGACGGAGCGGTGCTCTCGATGGTGAGCAGTGGTCTAGGTATGGCCATCATGCCCGCCCTGTCCCTGACGAGAGCACCGCTCACAACGGAGATCACCGACCTCGGCCCGGACCGCCCCACGCGCCAGGTCGGATACGTCACCACACCGGAACTGGCCGCGACGGTCGCGGTACGGGCGCTGATCCGGGAGCTGCGGGGACTCCGCCGTCTCAGATAG
- a CDS encoding 3-isopropylmalate dehydrogenase — translation MSRSINLAVIPGDGIGQEVVTQGLKVLSAVLPQDVKLETKDYDFGARRYHATGETLTDADLEQLARHDAILLGAIGDPSVPSGVLERGFLLKLRFAFDHHVNLRPSKLLPGVPTPLAGQPEIDFVVVREGTEGPYTGNGGTIRKGTPQEVATEVSVNTAFGVERVVRDAFARAQARPRKKLALVHKNNVLTFAGHLWTNIFNKVAEEFPEVTTEYMHVDAATIYLVTQPERFDVIVTDNLFGDILTDLAAAISGGIGVAASGNINPSGEFPSMFEPVHGSAPDIAGQGKADPSATVLSVALLLRHLGYEAEAARIEEAVSADLAERVGKPARTTDEIGDALAVRVAG, via the coding sequence ATGTCTCGCAGCATCAATCTCGCAGTGATTCCCGGTGACGGCATCGGCCAGGAGGTCGTGACCCAGGGGCTCAAGGTCCTTTCCGCCGTCCTCCCGCAGGATGTGAAGCTGGAGACCAAGGACTACGACTTCGGCGCCCGGCGCTATCACGCCACCGGTGAGACCCTCACCGACGCCGACCTGGAGCAGCTGGCGCGGCACGACGCGATCCTGCTGGGCGCGATCGGCGACCCCTCGGTCCCGTCCGGCGTCCTGGAGCGCGGCTTCCTGCTCAAGCTCCGCTTCGCCTTCGACCACCACGTCAACCTGCGGCCCTCCAAGCTGCTCCCGGGCGTGCCGACCCCGCTCGCGGGCCAGCCCGAGATCGACTTCGTCGTCGTCCGTGAGGGCACCGAAGGCCCGTACACGGGCAACGGCGGCACCATCCGCAAGGGCACCCCCCAGGAGGTCGCCACCGAGGTGTCCGTGAACACGGCCTTCGGTGTCGAGCGCGTGGTCCGTGACGCGTTCGCCCGCGCCCAGGCACGCCCGCGCAAGAAGCTGGCACTGGTCCACAAGAACAACGTGCTCACGTTCGCGGGTCACCTGTGGACGAACATCTTCAACAAGGTGGCGGAGGAGTTCCCCGAGGTCACCACCGAGTACATGCACGTGGACGCGGCGACGATCTATCTCGTCACGCAGCCCGAGCGCTTCGACGTGATCGTCACCGACAACCTCTTCGGTGACATCCTCACCGACCTGGCCGCCGCCATCTCGGGCGGCATCGGGGTCGCCGCCTCCGGCAACATCAACCCGTCCGGCGAGTTCCCGTCCATGTTCGAGCCCGTGCACGGCTCGGCGCCCGACATCGCGGGCCAGGGCAAGGCCGACCCCTCGGCCACCGTCCTGTCGGTCGCCCTCCTGCTGCGCCACCTCGGATACGAGGCCGAGGCCGCCCGCATCGAGGAGGCCGTCTCCGCCGACCTCGCCGAGCGCGTGGGCAAGCCCGCCCGCACCACCGACGAGATCGGCGACGCGCTCGCCGTACGAGTAGCAGGCTGA
- a CDS encoding branched-chain amino acid aminotransferase: protein MTTPTIELKPSSNPLSDAEREAILANPGFGRHFTDHMVTIKWTEGRGWHDGQLVPYGPLSLDPANMTLHYAQEIFEGLKAYRQPDGSVATFRPEMNARRFQRSAFRLGMPELPVETFIEACDVLVQQDKDWVPAHGGEESLYLRPFMIATEVGLGVKPANEYLFLVIASPAGAYFAGGVKPVSIWLSEDRVRAVPGGMGDAKTGGNYAASLLAQAEAAAKGCDQVCYLDAVEHKWVEELGGMNLYFVYGNKIVTPTLTGSILEGVTRDSLLTVARDLGYEAEEGRVSVDQWQADSENGTLTEVFACGTAAVITPVGTVKRTGAEWKQSGGEPGEVTLKLREALLDIQRGTHEDTHGWMHRLG, encoded by the coding sequence ATGACGACGCCCACGATCGAGCTGAAGCCCTCCTCCAACCCCCTCTCCGACGCGGAGCGGGAAGCGATCCTGGCCAACCCCGGGTTCGGCCGCCACTTCACCGATCACATGGTGACGATCAAGTGGACCGAGGGGCGGGGCTGGCACGACGGCCAGCTCGTCCCGTACGGCCCGCTCTCCCTCGACCCCGCGAACATGACCCTGCACTACGCGCAGGAGATCTTCGAGGGCCTCAAGGCGTACCGCCAGCCCGACGGCTCGGTCGCCACCTTCCGCCCGGAGATGAACGCCCGGCGCTTCCAGCGCTCCGCCTTCCGCCTCGGGATGCCCGAGCTGCCGGTCGAGACGTTCATCGAGGCATGCGACGTCCTCGTCCAGCAGGACAAGGACTGGGTGCCGGCGCACGGCGGCGAGGAGTCTCTGTACCTGCGCCCCTTCATGATCGCCACCGAGGTCGGCCTCGGTGTGAAGCCCGCCAACGAGTACCTCTTCCTCGTCATCGCCTCCCCGGCGGGCGCCTACTTCGCGGGCGGTGTGAAGCCGGTCTCCATCTGGCTCTCCGAGGACCGCGTCCGCGCCGTCCCCGGCGGTATGGGCGACGCCAAGACCGGCGGCAACTACGCGGCCTCCCTGCTCGCCCAGGCCGAGGCCGCGGCCAAGGGCTGCGACCAGGTCTGCTACCTCGACGCCGTGGAGCACAAGTGGGTCGAGGAACTCGGCGGCATGAACCTGTACTTCGTGTACGGAAACAAGATCGTCACGCCGACCCTCACCGGCTCCATCCTGGAGGGCGTCACCCGTGACTCCCTCCTCACGGTCGCCCGCGACCTCGGCTACGAGGCGGAGGAGGGCCGCGTCTCCGTCGACCAGTGGCAGGCCGACTCCGAGAACGGCACCCTCACCGAGGTCTTCGCCTGCGGCACGGCGGCGGTCATCACCCCGGTCGGCACGGTCAAGCGCACGGGCGCCGAGTGGAAGCAGTCGGGCGGCGAGCCGGGCGAGGTCACCCTCAAGCTCCGCGAGGCCCTGCTGGACATCCAGCGCGGCACCCACGAGGACACGCACGGCTGGATGCACAGGCTCGGCTAG
- the ureA gene encoding urease subunit gamma, which yields MRLTPTERDRLLLFSAAELARARKARGLRLNVPEATALIADTVCEAARDGARLAEAVERARAVLGPDDVLPGVADVVTEVHVEAVFDDGSRLAVVGDPIRGGLGDQAPGALLPGPEHSGPEAAVRLTVTNTATVPVSVTSHFHFFEANPRLDFERAPAYGMRLAVPAGSSVRFGPGECVEVGLVPIGGDRIAIGFAGLVDGPLDAPGAKEEALRRAAACGYLGAER from the coding sequence GTGAGACTGACCCCCACGGAGCGCGACCGGCTGCTGCTGTTCTCGGCGGCCGAGTTGGCGCGGGCCCGCAAGGCCCGCGGCCTCAGGCTCAACGTGCCCGAGGCGACCGCCCTCATCGCCGACACGGTGTGCGAGGCGGCCCGTGACGGGGCCCGGCTCGCCGAGGCCGTCGAGCGCGCCAGGGCGGTCCTCGGCCCCGACGACGTGCTGCCGGGCGTCGCGGACGTGGTCACGGAGGTGCACGTGGAGGCCGTCTTCGACGACGGGTCGCGACTCGCGGTCGTCGGCGACCCCATCCGGGGCGGACTGGGGGACCAGGCCCCCGGCGCGCTGCTGCCGGGGCCCGAGCACTCCGGGCCCGAGGCGGCGGTCCGGCTGACGGTCACCAACACCGCGACCGTGCCGGTCTCCGTCACCTCCCACTTCCACTTCTTCGAGGCCAACCCGCGGCTCGACTTCGAGCGCGCGCCGGCCTACGGCATGCGGCTCGCCGTGCCCGCCGGGTCGTCGGTCCGTTTCGGGCCGGGGGAGTGCGTCGAGGTCGGCCTCGTGCCGATCGGGGGCGACCGGATCGCGATCGGGTTCGCCGGGCTCGTCGACGGGCCGCTGGACGCGCCGGGCGCGAAGGAAGAAGCCCTGCGCCGGGCCGCCGCCTGCGGATATCTGGGAGCCGAACGATGA
- a CDS encoding urease subunit alpha: protein MNPYEYAATHGPRAGDRVRLGDSGLVVRIESDAQKYGDEFLAGFGKTARDGLHLKAAAVRETCDVVISNVVVIDAAQGIRKVSIGIREGRIHAIGRAGNPDTLDGVDVVVGTGTSIVSGEGLIATAGAVDTHVHLLSPRIMEASLASGVTTIIGQEFGPVWGVGVNSPWALRHAFGAFDAWPVNIGFLGRGSSSDPAPLIEALAEGGASGFKVHEDMGAHTRALDTALRVAEQYDVQVALHSDGLNECLSVEDTLRVLEGRTIHAFHIEGCGGGHVPNVLKMAGIPNVIGSSTNPTLPFGRDAVAEHYGMIVSVHDLKTDLPGDAAMARDRIRAGTMGAEDVLHDLGAIGITSSDAQGMGRAGETVRRTFAMAGKMKAELGPTEGDGPDDDNARVLRYIAKLTINPAIAHGLSHEVGSIEVGKLADIVLWRPEYFGAKPQLVLKAGFPAYGVVGDPGAATDTCEPLVLGPQFGAHGATPADISVAFVAQAALDQGNDRMPTRRRRVAVRGTRGIGPADLRLNSRTGTVDVDQRTGLVTLDGDPIRSEPADSVSLNRLYFL, encoded by the coding sequence ATGAATCCGTACGAGTACGCCGCCACCCACGGCCCCCGCGCCGGCGACCGCGTCCGGCTCGGCGACTCCGGGCTGGTCGTGCGGATCGAGTCCGACGCGCAGAAGTACGGCGACGAGTTCCTCGCCGGCTTCGGCAAGACCGCCCGCGACGGACTGCACCTCAAGGCCGCCGCCGTGCGCGAGACCTGCGACGTCGTCATCAGCAACGTGGTCGTGATCGACGCCGCACAGGGGATCAGGAAGGTCTCCATCGGTATCCGCGAGGGGCGTATCCACGCGATAGGGCGGGCCGGGAACCCCGACACCCTCGACGGGGTCGACGTGGTGGTCGGCACGGGTACGTCGATCGTGTCCGGCGAGGGTCTGATCGCCACCGCCGGCGCCGTCGACACGCATGTCCATCTGCTGTCGCCGCGCATCATGGAGGCCTCGCTGGCCTCCGGCGTGACCACGATCATCGGCCAGGAGTTCGGGCCGGTGTGGGGCGTCGGCGTCAACTCGCCCTGGGCGCTGCGGCACGCGTTCGGCGCGTTCGACGCCTGGCCGGTCAACATCGGCTTCCTGGGCAGGGGTTCGTCCTCCGATCCCGCGCCCCTGATCGAGGCGCTGGCCGAGGGCGGCGCGTCCGGCTTCAAGGTGCACGAGGACATGGGCGCCCACACCCGTGCCCTCGACACCGCGCTGCGTGTCGCCGAGCAGTACGACGTCCAAGTCGCCCTGCACAGCGACGGGTTGAACGAGTGCCTGTCCGTCGAGGACACGCTCCGGGTCCTCGAAGGGCGGACCATCCACGCCTTCCACATCGAGGGCTGCGGCGGCGGTCATGTGCCGAACGTCCTGAAGATGGCGGGCATACCGAACGTCATCGGCTCGTCCACCAACCCGACCCTCCCCTTCGGCCGGGACGCCGTCGCCGAGCACTACGGCATGATCGTCTCCGTCCACGACCTGAAGACCGACCTGCCGGGCGACGCCGCCATGGCCCGCGACCGCATTCGCGCCGGGACCATGGGCGCCGAGGACGTGCTGCACGACCTGGGCGCGATCGGCATCACCTCGTCGGACGCGCAGGGTATGGGCCGCGCGGGCGAGACCGTGCGCCGTACCTTCGCGATGGCAGGCAAGATGAAGGCCGAGCTGGGCCCCACGGAGGGCGACGGACCGGACGACGACAACGCCCGCGTCCTGCGCTACATCGCCAAGCTGACCATCAACCCCGCCATCGCCCACGGCCTCTCGCACGAGGTCGGCTCCATCGAGGTCGGCAAGCTCGCCGACATCGTTCTGTGGCGGCCGGAGTACTTCGGCGCCAAGCCGCAGCTCGTGCTCAAGGCCGGTTTCCCGGCGTACGGGGTGGTCGGCGACCCGGGCGCGGCCACCGACACCTGCGAACCCCTCGTCCTGGGCCCCCAGTTCGGCGCGCACGGCGCCACACCCGCCGACATCTCGGTCGCCTTCGTCGCCCAGGCGGCACTCGACCAGGGCAACGACAGGATGCCCACCCGGCGGCGCAGGGTCGCCGTCCGCGGTACCCGGGGCATCGGCCCCGCCGACCTGCGCCTCAACTCCCGTACCGGAACGGTGGACGTCGACCAGCGCACCGGCCTGGTCACCCTCGACGGCGACCCGATCCGCTCCGAGCCCGCCGACTCGGTCTCTCTCAACCGCCTGTACTTCCTTTAA
- a CDS encoding agmatine deiminase family protein, which yields MTTPAADGFRMPAEWAPHERTWMAWPGPNPTFDTPGDLAAARAAWASVARAVRRFEPVTVVCGPGQSAEARTLLGPGIDTVERDLDDAWMRDIGPTFLTNGAGELAAVDWTFNGWGAQEWARWEHDAKIAAYVSGLAGAKTYASELVNEGGAIHVDGEGTVLLTETVQLGPERNPHWTRERVEAEIHAHLGTRKAIWLPRGLTGDYPPHGFGTLGHVDIVAAFARPGVVVAHHQPDPAHPDHEVTKEVIGLLKSATDAHGRRLEVVEVPAPTTLEADGHWADYSYINHYLCNGGVVLCGFDDPRDEIAAGIFRRLFPERTVTLVDARGIFAGGGGIHCITQQQPRAAVR from the coding sequence ATGACCACCCCCGCCGCCGACGGCTTCCGCATGCCCGCCGAGTGGGCCCCGCACGAACGCACCTGGATGGCGTGGCCGGGGCCCAACCCGACCTTCGACACCCCGGGCGACCTCGCCGCCGCCCGCGCGGCCTGGGCGTCGGTCGCCCGCGCGGTCCGCCGTTTCGAACCGGTGACGGTGGTGTGCGGCCCCGGACAGTCGGCGGAGGCCCGGACCCTCCTCGGCCCGGGCATCGACACCGTCGAGCGCGACCTCGACGACGCCTGGATGCGCGACATCGGACCTACCTTCCTCACCAACGGCGCGGGTGAACTCGCCGCCGTGGACTGGACGTTCAACGGCTGGGGCGCCCAGGAGTGGGCCCGCTGGGAGCACGACGCGAAGATCGCCGCGTACGTCTCGGGCCTCGCGGGCGCGAAGACGTACGCCTCGGAGCTGGTCAACGAGGGCGGCGCGATCCATGTGGACGGCGAGGGGACCGTCCTGCTCACCGAGACCGTGCAGCTCGGCCCCGAGCGCAACCCGCACTGGACGAGGGAGCGGGTGGAGGCCGAGATCCATGCCCACCTCGGCACCCGCAAGGCGATCTGGCTGCCGCGCGGACTGACCGGCGACTACCCCCCGCACGGCTTCGGCACCCTCGGCCACGTCGACATCGTCGCCGCCTTCGCCCGCCCCGGCGTCGTGGTCGCCCACCACCAGCCGGACCCGGCACACCCCGACCATGAGGTGACGAAGGAGGTCATCGGCCTGCTGAAGTCGGCGACCGACGCCCATGGCCGCCGTCTGGAGGTCGTCGAGGTGCCCGCCCCGACGACCCTGGAGGCCGACGGCCACTGGGCCGACTACTCCTACATCAACCACTACCTCTGCAACGGCGGCGTCGTGCTGTGCGGCTTCGACGACCCCCGGGACGAGATCGCCGCGGGCATCTTCCGCCGCCTCTTCCCCGAGCGGACGGTGACGCTGGTGGACGCCCGCGGGATCTTCGCGGGCGGGGGCGGCATCCACTGCATCACCCAGCAGCAGCCCAGGGCAGCGGTCAGGTAG